From a region of the Micromonospora tarapacensis genome:
- the leuA gene encoding 2-isopropylmalate synthase, with translation MAHPAGTTDVDSDPTARQRPSRMPYQRYQPYQQQFRIDLPDRAWPTRRVEAAPRWCAVDLRDGNQALIDPMSPERKRRMFQLLVQLGYKEIEVGFPSASQTDYDFVRQLIEQDLIPEDVTIQVLTQCREHLIDRTFSSLRGARRAIVHFYNSTSTLQRRVVFGLDRDGITDIATSGARLCQKYAEIHTPDTEIHYEYSPESYTGTELEYALEVCAKVIEVVDPTPDRKLIVNLPATVEMAMPNVYADSIEWMHRHLPRRDSLVLSLHPHNDRGTGVAAAELGLLAGADRIEGCLFGNGERTGNVDLVTLGLNLFSQGIDPMIDFSDIDEIKRAVEYCNQLPVHERHPYAGDLVYTAFSGSHQDAINKGFTALEADAAAAGVPVDTFTWAVPYLPIDPKDLGRSYEAVIRVNSQSGKGGVAYIMKTEHQLDLPRRLQIEFSGVVQQVTDHDGGEVDPATMWRIFAGQYLLDHQADPAVTLTEYAIGTADGKVEITAQVGVGGARHSVTAIGNGPIDAYVNALGSAGVSVRVLDYHEHALSSGGDAQAAAYVECEVQGRTVWGVGMDANIVTASVKAVTSAVNRARG, from the coding sequence ATGGCTCACCCAGCCGGCACCACCGACGTTGACTCCGATCCGACCGCCCGGCAACGCCCCAGCCGGATGCCGTACCAGCGGTACCAGCCGTACCAACAGCAGTTCCGGATCGACCTGCCGGACCGCGCCTGGCCCACCCGCCGGGTCGAGGCCGCGCCGCGGTGGTGCGCGGTCGACCTCCGCGACGGCAACCAGGCGCTGATCGACCCGATGTCGCCGGAGCGCAAGCGCCGGATGTTCCAGCTCCTGGTGCAGCTGGGTTACAAGGAGATCGAGGTCGGCTTCCCGTCGGCCAGCCAGACCGACTACGACTTCGTCCGGCAACTGATCGAGCAGGACCTGATCCCCGAGGACGTCACCATCCAGGTGCTGACCCAGTGCCGGGAGCATCTGATCGACCGGACCTTCTCCTCGCTGCGCGGAGCCCGCCGGGCGATCGTGCACTTCTACAACTCCACCTCCACCCTGCAACGCCGGGTGGTGTTCGGGCTGGACCGTGACGGCATCACCGACATCGCCACCAGCGGCGCCCGGCTGTGCCAGAAGTACGCCGAGATCCACACCCCGGACACCGAGATCCACTACGAGTACTCGCCGGAGTCGTACACCGGCACCGAGCTGGAGTACGCGCTGGAGGTCTGCGCGAAGGTCATCGAGGTGGTCGACCCGACGCCGGACCGGAAGCTGATCGTCAACCTGCCGGCCACCGTCGAGATGGCCATGCCGAACGTGTACGCCGACTCGATCGAGTGGATGCACCGGCACCTGCCCCGGCGCGACAGCCTGGTGCTCAGCCTGCACCCGCACAACGACCGGGGCACCGGGGTGGCCGCCGCCGAGCTGGGCCTGCTCGCCGGCGCCGACCGGATCGAGGGCTGCCTGTTCGGCAACGGCGAGCGCACCGGCAACGTCGACCTGGTGACGCTGGGGCTGAACCTCTTCTCCCAGGGCATCGATCCGATGATCGACTTCTCCGACATCGACGAGATCAAGCGGGCCGTCGAGTACTGCAACCAGCTGCCCGTGCACGAGCGTCACCCGTACGCCGGTGACCTTGTCTACACCGCCTTCTCCGGCTCCCACCAGGACGCCATCAACAAGGGTTTCACCGCGTTGGAGGCCGACGCGGCCGCCGCCGGGGTGCCGGTCGACACGTTCACCTGGGCAGTGCCCTACCTGCCGATCGACCCGAAGGACCTGGGCCGCAGCTACGAAGCCGTGATCCGGGTCAACTCGCAGTCCGGCAAGGGCGGCGTCGCGTACATCATGAAGACCGAACACCAGCTCGACCTGCCACGCCGGCTCCAGATCGAGTTCTCCGGGGTGGTGCAGCAGGTCACCGACCACGACGGTGGCGAGGTCGACCCGGCCACCATGTGGCGGATCTTCGCCGGGCAGTACCTCCTCGACCACCAGGCCGATCCGGCGGTGACCCTGACCGAGTACGCGATCGGCACCGCCGACGGCAAGGTCGAGATCACCGCACAGGTCGGCGTCGGCGGGGCGCGCCACTCGGTCACCGCGATCGGCAACGGCCCGATCGACGCGTACGTCAACGCGCTCGGCTCGGCCGGCGTGAGCGTACGGGTGCTCGACTACCACGAGCACGCGCTGTCCTCCGGTGGCGACGCGCAGGCCGCCGCGTACGTCGAGTGTGAGGTGCAGGGGCGCACGGTCTGGGGCGTCGGCATGGACGCCAACATCGTCACCGCCTCCGTCAAGGCGGTGACCAGCGCCGTCAACCGCGCCCGAGGCTGA
- a CDS encoding ABC transporter permease yields MFRFIVRRLLQLIPTLFGLSILLFIWLRRLPGGPETAILGERGTPEMRAAIRRNLGLDEPILIQYGRFVRRMIRLDLGTSISTKREVTTEFLQRFPGTVELTIAALVIAIGIGIPLGYLAARRRGRFLDHASVGGSLIGICIPVFFLAYILKAIFSENLGWFPSSGRQDPTLGATRITNFFVLDGLMTREWDAAADALMHLVLPGMALASIPLAIIVRITRASVLEVLNEDFVRTAEAKGLTENVVRRRHVLRNAMLPVATSIGLLTGGLLSGAVLTETVFAFSGIGAFLADAISQRDYPVLMGFIMIIAVVYVLVNLLVDLSYSLIDPRVRVR; encoded by the coding sequence GTGTTCCGGTTCATCGTCAGACGCCTGCTGCAGTTGATACCCACGCTGTTCGGGCTCTCCATCCTGCTGTTCATCTGGCTCCGGCGGCTGCCCGGCGGCCCCGAGACCGCCATCCTCGGCGAGCGGGGCACGCCCGAGATGCGCGCCGCGATCCGCCGCAACCTCGGCCTCGACGAGCCGATCCTGATCCAGTACGGCCGGTTCGTCCGGCGGATGATCCGCCTCGACCTGGGCACGTCGATCTCGACCAAGCGCGAGGTCACCACGGAGTTCCTCCAGCGCTTCCCCGGCACCGTCGAGTTGACCATCGCCGCGCTGGTGATCGCGATCGGCATCGGCATCCCGCTGGGCTACCTGGCCGCCCGTCGGCGCGGCCGGTTCCTCGACCACGCCTCCGTCGGCGGGTCGCTGATCGGCATCTGCATTCCGGTCTTCTTCCTGGCGTACATCCTCAAGGCGATCTTTTCGGAGAACCTCGGCTGGTTCCCCTCCAGCGGGCGACAGGACCCGACCCTCGGCGCGACCCGGATCACCAACTTCTTCGTCCTCGACGGGCTGATGACCCGGGAGTGGGACGCTGCCGCCGACGCGCTCATGCATCTCGTGCTGCCGGGGATGGCGCTGGCCAGCATCCCGCTGGCGATCATCGTCCGGATCACCCGGGCCAGCGTGCTTGAGGTGCTCAACGAGGACTTCGTGCGCACCGCCGAGGCAAAGGGCCTGACCGAGAACGTGGTTCGCCGCCGGCACGTGCTGCGCAACGCGATGCTCCCGGTGGCCACCTCGATCGGTCTGCTCACCGGTGGTCTGCTCTCCGGCGCGGTGCTCACCGAGACCGTCTTCGCGTTCAGCGGGATCGGCGCCTTCCTCGCCGACGCCATCAGCCAGCGTGACTATCCGGTCCTGATGGGCTTCATCATGATCATTGCGGTGGTCTACGTGCTGGTGAACCTGCTCGTCGACCTCTCGTACAGCCTGATCGACCCGAGGGTGAGGGTCCGATGA
- a CDS encoding ABC transporter ATP-binding protein gives MALLDVEDLSVTFARRGQRTVRAVDGVSFSVDAGEVVGLVGESGCGKSVTSLAIMGLLPKQPGLRVGGKAVFDGSDLLRLDDRSRRDIRGRDIAMIFQDPLSSLNPVVPIGLQVTEVLTRHRGLKGDAAAKEAAALLDRVGIPDPKRRLKEYPHQLSGGMRQRALIAMAVACQPRLLIADEPTTALDVTIQAQILELLKDLVRDSGTALVMITHDLGVVAGLCDTVNVLYGGRVVETARRRPLFREPRHPYTVGLLGSVPRLDAGRGERLIPIPGSVRDLLPWPDGCAFAPRCTRRVDACVGEPPEMVLTHAGRSYRCVNPAPVPGTVPAAAASPAGPADAADGAGSAPAVDAQVQEAGSPAGGPVPAPREEEKR, from the coding sequence ATGGCACTGCTTGATGTCGAAGATCTTTCCGTCACCTTCGCCCGGCGCGGTCAGCGGACCGTACGCGCCGTGGACGGGGTGTCCTTCTCCGTTGACGCCGGGGAAGTGGTCGGCCTGGTCGGCGAATCCGGCTGCGGCAAGTCGGTGACCTCGCTGGCGATCATGGGGTTGCTGCCCAAGCAGCCCGGCCTGCGAGTGGGTGGCAAGGCGGTGTTCGACGGTTCCGACCTGCTCCGGCTCGACGACCGGTCGCGGCGGGACATCCGGGGTCGCGACATCGCGATGATCTTCCAGGACCCGCTGTCGTCGCTGAACCCGGTCGTGCCGATCGGCCTACAGGTGACGGAGGTGCTGACCCGACACCGCGGCCTCAAGGGCGACGCGGCGGCGAAGGAGGCCGCCGCGCTGCTCGACCGGGTCGGCATCCCCGACCCGAAGCGGCGGTTGAAGGAGTATCCGCACCAGCTCTCCGGAGGGATGCGCCAGCGCGCCCTGATCGCCATGGCGGTGGCCTGCCAGCCTCGGCTGCTCATCGCCGACGAGCCGACCACCGCTCTGGACGTCACCATCCAGGCGCAGATCCTGGAACTGCTGAAGGACCTGGTCCGGGACTCGGGCACCGCACTTGTGATGATCACGCACGACCTGGGCGTGGTGGCCGGCCTGTGCGACACGGTCAACGTGCTGTACGGCGGTCGGGTGGTGGAGACCGCGCGCCGGCGTCCGCTGTTCCGCGAGCCCCGACACCCGTACACCGTGGGGTTGCTCGGCTCGGTGCCGCGTCTGGACGCCGGGCGCGGCGAGCGGCTCATCCCCATCCCCGGCTCGGTGCGGGACCTGTTGCCGTGGCCCGACGGCTGCGCCTTCGCCCCGCGCTGCACTCGCCGGGTGGACGCCTGTGTCGGTGAGCCGCCCGAGATGGTGCTCACCCACGCCGGTCGCAGCTACCGTTGCGTCAACCCGGCCCCGGTGCCCGGCACGGTGCCCGCCGCGGCAGCATCGCCGGCCGGGCCGGCGGACGCCGCCGACGGTGCCGGGTCGGCACCGGCCGTCGACGCCCAGGTCCAGGAGGCGGGTAGCCCGGCCGGCGGGCCGGTGCCCGCGCCGCGCGAGGAGGAGAAGCGATGA
- a CDS encoding ABC transporter ATP-binding protein — protein sequence MTGSDILVEVRDLKVHFPIKRGVLFDRTVGHVRAVDGVDLRIPRGRTYGLVGESGCGKSTLGRALLQLTPPTAGEVDFDGVELTKLPPGKLRAMRRRMQMIFQDPMSSLDPRQNVESILTEGLQTHGIGGDRDGRRKIIAETLDKVGLPRWALSRYPHEFSGGQRQRIGIARALVLGPELIVADEPVSALDVSIQAQVVNLLDELQDSLGLTYLVIAHDLAVVRHISDIVGVMYLGALVEEAPSDRLYTEPLHPYTRALMSAVPVPDPDVEDRRERILLAGDLPSPANPPSGCRFHTRCPWAQPTRCADERPVLREIGRSRVACHWAEQVASGELRPHKVGAEMVRPADEGEDPEAVSAPSEPGSFV from the coding sequence ATGACCGGCAGCGACATCCTCGTCGAGGTACGGGATCTGAAGGTGCACTTCCCGATCAAGCGGGGAGTGTTGTTCGACCGCACGGTTGGCCACGTCAGGGCGGTCGACGGCGTCGACCTGCGCATCCCGCGCGGCCGGACGTACGGCCTGGTCGGCGAGTCGGGTTGCGGCAAGTCCACGCTCGGGCGGGCGCTGCTCCAGCTCACCCCGCCCACCGCCGGGGAGGTCGACTTCGACGGGGTCGAGCTGACCAAGCTGCCGCCGGGCAAGCTGCGCGCGATGCGCAGGCGGATGCAGATGATCTTCCAGGACCCGATGTCGAGCCTCGACCCGCGGCAGAACGTCGAGTCGATCCTCACCGAAGGCCTGCAGACGCACGGCATCGGCGGCGACCGCGACGGACGTCGTAAGATCATCGCCGAGACGCTGGACAAGGTCGGGCTGCCCCGCTGGGCGCTGTCCCGCTACCCCCACGAATTCTCCGGAGGTCAGCGGCAGCGCATCGGCATCGCCCGCGCGCTGGTGCTGGGACCGGAACTGATCGTCGCCGACGAGCCGGTCTCCGCGCTGGACGTGTCGATCCAGGCCCAGGTGGTCAACCTGCTCGACGAACTGCAGGACAGCCTCGGCCTCACCTACCTGGTGATCGCGCACGACCTGGCGGTGGTCCGGCACATCTCCGACATCGTCGGCGTGATGTACCTGGGTGCACTGGTCGAGGAGGCGCCGAGTGACCGGCTCTACACCGAGCCGCTGCACCCGTACACCCGGGCGCTGATGTCGGCGGTGCCGGTGCCCGACCCGGACGTGGAGGACCGCCGGGAGCGGATCCTGCTCGCCGGTGACCTGCCCTCGCCGGCCAACCCGCCGTCGGGCTGCCGCTTCCATACCCGATGCCCCTGGGCGCAACCGACCCGCTGCGCCGACGAGCGGCCGGTGCTGCGGGAGATCGGCCGTAGCCGGGTCGCCTGCCACTGGGCCGAGCAGGTCGCCAGCGGCGAACTGCGTCCGCACAAGGTCGGCGCGGAGATGGTCCGCCCGGCGGATGAGGGTGAGGATCCCGAGGCGGTCTCCGCCCCCAGCGAGCCCGGCTCCTTCGTCTGA
- a CDS encoding MFS transporter: MPEPASALRLRSSAGRGTLAAAVLASGMVFLDSTVVNVALPRLGADLGASVAGLQWTVNGYLLTLAAFVLLGGALGDRFGRRRIFLIGVVAFTLASVLCGLAQRTDWLVAARFLQGAGGALLTPGSLSLLQASFHRDDRAKTIGAWSGLSGVSTALGPFIGGWLIDALSWRWIFFLNVPLAVLVILATLRWVPESRDESASRAGRARRFDVAGALLGALGLAGVTYALVDAPGRGLYSPAVLAAALLAVLAAVVFVLVERRRGDTAMLPTGLFGSRLFSVLNVFTVLVYAALGGFTFFIAVYLQNVVGWSALLTGLALLPMTLLLLVGSPGAGALSTKIGPRLPLTVGPVLAAAGLLMLREVSPGASYWREVLPGVAVFGAGLTLVVAPLTASVLAAVEDRFAGVASGFNNAASRVGGLLAVAALPLLVGLSGTGYEQRDELTAAYRGALLWCAGLLLAGAAIAVLLVHRPARRPPPAQPCHSMPVSTPK, translated from the coding sequence ATGCCTGAACCCGCCTCCGCCCTCCGGCTGCGAAGCAGCGCCGGCCGGGGCACCCTGGCCGCCGCCGTGCTCGCCTCCGGCATGGTCTTCCTCGACAGCACCGTGGTCAACGTGGCGCTGCCCCGACTCGGTGCCGACCTCGGCGCCTCCGTGGCCGGCCTACAGTGGACCGTCAACGGCTACCTGCTGACCCTGGCGGCGTTCGTCCTGCTCGGTGGGGCGCTGGGCGACCGCTTCGGGCGGCGGCGGATCTTCCTGATCGGCGTCGTCGCGTTCACCCTCGCCTCCGTACTCTGCGGGCTCGCCCAGCGGACCGACTGGCTGGTGGCCGCCCGGTTCCTCCAGGGCGCCGGCGGAGCCCTGCTGACCCCGGGCTCCCTGTCGTTGCTCCAGGCCAGCTTCCACCGGGACGACCGGGCGAAGACCATCGGGGCGTGGTCGGGGCTGTCCGGTGTCTCCACCGCGCTGGGCCCGTTCATCGGCGGCTGGCTGATCGACGCACTCTCCTGGCGGTGGATCTTCTTCCTGAACGTACCGCTGGCCGTGCTGGTGATCCTGGCGACCCTTCGTTGGGTCCCGGAGAGCCGGGACGAGAGCGCCTCCCGGGCCGGGCGGGCACGCCGGTTCGACGTGGCCGGCGCGCTGCTCGGCGCCCTCGGCCTGGCCGGCGTGACGTACGCCCTGGTCGACGCGCCCGGTCGCGGCCTGTACTCGCCGGCGGTGCTGGCGGCGGCCCTGCTGGCGGTGCTCGCCGCCGTGGTCTTCGTGCTCGTGGAACGGCGTCGTGGAGACACCGCGATGCTCCCCACCGGCCTGTTCGGCAGCCGGCTGTTCTCGGTGTTGAACGTCTTCACCGTGCTGGTCTACGCCGCCCTCGGCGGGTTCACCTTCTTCATCGCCGTCTACCTGCAGAACGTGGTCGGCTGGTCGGCGCTGCTGACCGGTCTCGCGCTGCTGCCGATGACCCTGCTCCTGCTGGTCGGTTCGCCCGGAGCCGGTGCGCTGTCGACGAAGATCGGGCCGCGGTTGCCGCTGACCGTCGGCCCGGTACTGGCCGCCGCTGGTCTGCTGATGCTGCGTGAGGTCTCACCGGGGGCGTCGTACTGGCGCGAGGTGCTGCCCGGGGTGGCGGTCTTCGGTGCCGGACTGACCCTGGTGGTGGCGCCACTGACCGCCTCCGTGCTGGCCGCCGTCGAGGACCGCTTCGCGGGGGTGGCGAGCGGCTTCAACAACGCCGCCTCCCGGGTCGGCGGCCTGCTGGCGGTGGCGGCCCTGCCGCTGCTGGTCGGGCTCTCCGGCACCGGGTACGAGCAGCGCGACGAACTCACCGCCGCCTACCGTGGAGCGCTGCTCTGGTGCGCCGGGCTGCTACTGGCCGGCGCGGCCATCGCCGTCCTGCTGGTCCATCGTCCGGCCCGCCGGCCGCCGCCGGCCCAGCCCTGCCACTCGATGCCGGTCTCCACCCCGAAGTAG
- a CDS encoding nitroreductase family protein, which produces MTDLTSLLAFRWSPRSFDPVAELTRAEVATLLEAARWAPSVGNRQPWRFVVGHRDDEIFKRILVNLPPDEQRWAGRASILLLAAHCQTGHPFAAYDLGQAVAHLTVQATALGLHVRQITDLDRGGLVADLDLPGDVRPYVAVAVGQLGDPFSLPADLLAEETSLRHRRPLAELVMGCAGATA; this is translated from the coding sequence ATGACCGACCTCACCTCGCTGCTCGCCTTCCGCTGGAGCCCCCGGTCCTTCGACCCGGTGGCGGAGCTGACCCGAGCCGAGGTGGCGACGCTGTTGGAGGCCGCCCGTTGGGCCCCGTCGGTCGGCAACCGGCAGCCCTGGCGGTTCGTCGTGGGGCACCGCGACGACGAGATCTTCAAACGGATCCTGGTCAACCTGCCGCCCGACGAGCAGCGGTGGGCCGGACGCGCCAGCATCCTGCTGCTCGCCGCGCACTGCCAGACCGGCCACCCGTTCGCGGCGTACGACCTCGGCCAGGCGGTGGCCCACCTGACCGTCCAGGCCACCGCGTTGGGGCTGCACGTGCGCCAGATCACCGATCTCGATCGAGGCGGCCTGGTAGCAGACCTCGACCTGCCCGGCGACGTACGGCCGTACGTGGCGGTGGCGGTCGGGCAACTGGGCGATCCGTTCAGCCTCCCGGCCGACCTGCTGGCTGAGGAGACCTCGCTACGCCACCGCCGACCCCTGGCCGAACTGGTGATGGGCTGCGCAGGCGCCACCGCCTGA
- a CDS encoding HNH endonuclease family protein yields the protein MRTRSGARARGALALAAALILGAAGCVPLEEPEALPSGDGASVTQMLDQLTVAEANPMRGYSRSRFPHWDKTGQNCDIRDTVLERDGKSIRHSGCNVVGGRWESVYDGRSFTDPSSVDVDHMVPLANAWRSGADDWDDAKRGDFANDLDRPQLFAVSASSNRSKGDQDPSQWKPPNRSYWCQYAGDWVAVKHHWRLTVTSAEKAALADMLEGCAWESKP from the coding sequence GTGCGTACCAGATCAGGAGCCCGCGCCCGGGGGGCGCTCGCGCTCGCCGCGGCGCTGATCCTCGGCGCGGCGGGTTGCGTCCCACTGGAGGAGCCGGAGGCGTTGCCGAGTGGCGACGGCGCCAGCGTCACCCAGATGCTCGACCAACTCACCGTCGCCGAGGCCAACCCGATGCGCGGTTACAGCCGCAGCCGCTTTCCGCACTGGGACAAGACCGGGCAGAACTGCGACATCCGGGACACGGTGTTGGAACGCGACGGCAAGAGCATCCGCCACTCCGGCTGCAACGTGGTGGGCGGCCGGTGGGAGAGCGTCTACGACGGGCGAAGCTTCACCGATCCGTCCAGCGTGGACGTCGACCACATGGTGCCGCTGGCCAACGCCTGGCGCTCCGGCGCCGACGACTGGGACGACGCGAAGCGTGGCGACTTCGCCAACGACCTCGACCGGCCGCAGCTCTTCGCGGTTTCCGCCTCCTCCAACCGGTCAAAGGGTGACCAGGATCCGTCCCAGTGGAAACCACCAAACCGGTCATACTGGTGCCAGTATGCCGGCGACTGGGTGGCGGTGAAGCACCACTGGCGGCTGACGGTGACCAGTGCGGAGAAGGCCGCGCTGGCCGACATGTTGGAGGGCTGCGCATGGGAGAGCAAGCCGTAA
- a CDS encoding ABC transporter permease, with protein sequence MTIISGKKREKIDRLAELAAREEERGVSLWQDAFRRLRRNPAAIVGAVILAIFVLVAVVGPFFVPYGPTDTIGIREGVVRVGQGMIPGHSAEHWLGYDHQGRDVFSRMIVGARQTLLVGVVATMIGLAIGALIGGVAGAAAGLGGRWGRWIDTTLMRFIDMLLALPSLLLAVSIAALLGPSLTTVMIAVGMVSVPIFARLLRGSMLAQSNSDYVLAATSLGVRKSKIALAHVLPNSLAPVIVQATLTLATAIIEAAALSFLGLGNPDSATPEWGVMLADAQPWIGIRPALAIYPAVAIIITALGFTLLGEAMREALDPKLRK encoded by the coding sequence ATGACGATCATCAGCGGGAAGAAGCGCGAGAAGATCGACAGGCTCGCCGAGCTCGCCGCCCGTGAGGAGGAGCGCGGGGTCAGTCTCTGGCAGGACGCCTTCCGTCGGCTGCGACGCAACCCGGCGGCCATCGTCGGCGCGGTGATCCTGGCCATCTTCGTCCTGGTCGCGGTGGTCGGCCCGTTCTTCGTGCCGTACGGCCCGACGGACACCATCGGCATCCGCGAGGGCGTGGTCCGGGTGGGGCAGGGCATGATCCCGGGGCACTCGGCCGAGCACTGGCTCGGTTACGACCACCAGGGTCGGGACGTCTTCAGCCGGATGATCGTCGGAGCCCGGCAGACCCTGCTGGTCGGCGTGGTCGCCACCATGATCGGTCTGGCCATCGGCGCGCTGATCGGTGGTGTCGCCGGCGCCGCCGCCGGCCTCGGCGGTCGCTGGGGGCGTTGGATCGACACCACCCTGATGCGCTTCATCGACATGCTGCTGGCACTGCCCAGCCTGCTGCTGGCGGTGAGTATCGCCGCCCTGCTCGGGCCGAGCCTGACCACCGTGATGATCGCGGTCGGCATGGTGTCGGTGCCGATCTTCGCCCGGCTGCTGCGCGGCTCGATGCTTGCCCAGTCCAACAGCGACTATGTGCTGGCGGCCACCTCGCTCGGCGTACGCAAGTCGAAGATCGCGCTGGCCCACGTGCTGCCCAACTCGCTCGCCCCGGTCATCGTCCAGGCCACGCTGACGCTGGCCACCGCGATCATCGAGGCCGCCGCGCTGTCCTTCCTCGGTCTCGGCAACCCCGACTCGGCCACTCCCGAGTGGGGCGTGATGCTGGCCGACGCGCAGCCGTGGATCGGCATCCGGCCCGCGCTGGCCATCTACCCGGCGGTCGCCATCATCATCACGGCGCTGGGCTTCACGTTGCTCGGTGAGGCGATGCGTGAGGCCCTCGACCCGAAGCTGCGGAAGTAG
- a CDS encoding ABC transporter substrate-binding protein, which produces MRASRPKVAIAAVAAAALAVAGCAESDREGSSGSSKDTLVFGVAGDPKVLDPSFASDGESLRVARQVFETLVRPEEGGTKVSPGLAETWEPDATGTTWTFKLRTGVKFHDGTDFNAEAVCVNFDRWYNAKGLMQSPDVTAYWQDVMGGFAANEDDTLGESLFKSCTATDPTTVSLAFTRVSSKIPAALMLPSFSIHSPKALQEYDASNVSGSADDIKYPVYATEHPTGTGPFKFKTWDIANKTLTLERNEDYWGEKAKLKSLIFKTISDENARKQELRSGGIQGYDLVGPADVEPLKSEGFNVLTRPAFNILYLGINQKGNPKLADLKVRQALAHAVNRQALVDSKLPPGAQVAVNFFPDTVEGWNGDVTKYEYDVEKAKALLAEAGASDLTLRFHYPTEVTRPYMPNPKDLFELVSADLQAAGITIEPIPLKWSPDYLNATTSGDEHDLHFLGWTGDYGDGYNFIGTFFDRQKDEWGYNNPALFEKFKQADSTADPAARVALYKELNADIMSFLPGVPISHSPPAIVFGKDVTGVKASPLTDERFATAEFKS; this is translated from the coding sequence ATGCGTGCATCCAGGCCGAAGGTCGCTATCGCGGCCGTGGCGGCCGCGGCCCTCGCGGTAGCAGGCTGTGCCGAAAGCGACCGTGAAGGCTCCAGCGGTAGTAGCAAGGACACCCTCGTCTTCGGCGTTGCCGGAGACCCGAAGGTGCTCGACCCCAGCTTCGCCAGCGACGGTGAGTCGCTGCGCGTGGCCCGTCAGGTGTTCGAGACGCTGGTCCGCCCCGAGGAGGGTGGCACCAAGGTCAGCCCCGGCCTCGCCGAGACCTGGGAGCCGGACGCCACCGGCACGACCTGGACGTTCAAGCTGCGTACCGGCGTGAAGTTCCACGACGGCACCGACTTCAACGCCGAGGCCGTCTGCGTCAACTTCGACCGCTGGTACAACGCCAAGGGCCTCATGCAGAGCCCCGACGTGACCGCCTACTGGCAGGACGTCATGGGCGGCTTCGCCGCCAACGAGGACGACACCCTCGGCGAGAGCCTCTTCAAGTCCTGCACCGCCACCGACCCCACCACGGTCAGCCTGGCCTTCACCCGGGTCTCCAGCAAGATCCCGGCCGCCCTGATGCTGCCGTCCTTCTCCATCCACAGCCCGAAGGCGCTGCAGGAGTACGACGCCAGCAACGTCTCGGGCAGCGCGGACGACATCAAGTACCCCGTGTACGCGACCGAGCACCCGACCGGTACCGGTCCGTTCAAGTTCAAGACCTGGGACATCGCCAACAAGACGCTGACCCTGGAGCGGAACGAGGACTACTGGGGCGAGAAGGCCAAGCTGAAGAGCCTGATCTTCAAGACCATCTCGGACGAGAACGCCCGTAAGCAGGAGCTGCGCTCCGGCGGCATCCAGGGTTACGACCTGGTCGGCCCGGCCGACGTCGAGCCGCTCAAGAGTGAGGGCTTCAACGTCCTGACCCGCCCGGCCTTCAACATCCTCTACCTGGGGATCAACCAGAAGGGGAACCCGAAGCTGGCCGACCTGAAGGTCCGCCAGGCGCTCGCCCACGCGGTCAACCGGCAGGCCCTGGTCGACTCGAAGCTGCCACCGGGCGCCCAGGTCGCGGTGAACTTCTTCCCCGACACCGTCGAGGGCTGGAACGGCGACGTCACCAAGTACGAGTACGACGTCGAGAAGGCCAAGGCGCTGCTGGCCGAGGCCGGTGCGTCGGACCTGACCCTGCGGTTCCACTACCCGACCGAGGTCACCCGGCCCTACATGCCCAACCCGAAGGACCTCTTCGAGCTGGTCTCGGCGGACCTCCAGGCGGCCGGCATCACGATCGAGCCGATCCCGCTGAAGTGGAGCCCGGACTACCTCAACGCCACCACCTCCGGCGACGAGCACGACCTGCACTTCCTCGGGTGGACCGGCGACTACGGCGACGGCTACAACTTCATCGGCACCTTCTTCGACCGGCAGAAGGACGAGTGGGGCTACAACAACCCCGCCCTGTTCGAGAAGTTCAAGCAGGCGGACTCGACCGCGGACCCGGCGGCCCGGGTGGCGCTCTACAAGGAGCTCAACGCCGACATCATGAGCTTCCTGCCCGGCGTGCCGATCTCGCACTCGCCGCCGGCCATCGTGTTCGGCAAGGACGTGACCGGGGTCAAGGCGAGCCCGCTCACCGACGAGCGGTTCGCCACCGCCGAGTTCAAGTCCTGA